One genomic region from Oncorhynchus gorbuscha isolate QuinsamMale2020 ecotype Even-year linkage group LG13, OgorEven_v1.0, whole genome shotgun sequence encodes:
- the LOC123992993 gene encoding pleckstrin homology domain-containing family G member 3-like isoform X2, with amino-acid sequence MPEGAGRGSQRKPSNQAAKRPSSVSSLSSIVGRMASSESACRGSCTSVNTVCSDSDRTASLSSSASSASLQDVHSSSSSSLPYGAVPAYPTSPQRNGSDISLDLTPLSLLPAGVSPATAASPPKLSRLQRVALEIVETEQAYVRDLKSIVEDYLGCIIDCGDLPLKPEEVSTLFCNIEDIYEFNSELLEDLERSPHAAAIAECFVERSEAFDIYTLYCMNYPNSVAVLRDCMKNKSLVGFFQERQTILCHSLPLETYLLKPVQRILKYHLLLQELAKHFDKSDPGYEVVEDAIITMTAVAWYINDMKRKQEHAVRLQEIESLLTNWTGPDLNGFGELVLEGSFRVQRVKKERAFFLFDKMLLIAKKRLELFIYSTHIFCCNLLLVETMKDPLCFKVSDQTIPKQQHIVQTKNQEEKRLWLHYLKRLIVENHLASLPQKARQVLGDNFCQSPQFDQDHFKKSSPRCNEYHRGRRQSEPPEFIYTPEKAKKSLPLLLEGNLSYRRGRRQSAPTKDFETAFHGESVSSKAGSEGELCPGADSLGYSGSTKTLASSVMEVEAEAERPDPCLGLEDEDLSPLSLPPTLSITEEIMQFINQSRVREGMAELKHDIDSPLDESLEDQTTEPPPCPVAQQGNDQPQPSPTEETYKSQDPHPNSPEEITVQLEGSRTKMEDQTLPPHLSSESSEEGGCEGGESTPSPSDVKEEMPQEESTSAKETETVEERTASEVEDEQTDKTATPLSPVSLPDKREREKELCFDLPNEDKPSEAPISHLSVPEDTVQSPLAPKKETQLTKSDRQIIEKIRSYYEAAEAEAGDAGEGDSIPTPRRNSFSLIIPTGLVKDSVSRFAVFGHQDSVCDSESGRSDGGAEPESELEMPDQGEGALSPDCSSTYAAGSQEDHSQEPGQGEPAVEECSRFEPGSELLPYKELMKEWKEKEKVGAVVSTELTDINKEPSGSDEAAKVITEDQQVINGHGPSPSDLDSEPKEAQKDSTVPPLTGLHDSKTVSQAGLGRIRDRSSLTGNLEGLPSQIKVGRWSRHCKMVSSSQTLYEGAAVADVAGIGLFEASPGDPCLMENSERILSKVQMLARMYSAKASIMKVPLHHKRVCVGRAPWTGTTRHSVPPQAQPPQQHHGEKITVKRAQSHSTGCQEITSVSSEPQLFGHVLVSEQLSPTYRQQENSYVLAGPRDSVSNLGSTSITSPLSSPLTTPPKNPQVGPEEVVTTAVEGKLMENQSEEVISEAEMQRPHSKKGFPVQECPIQGVRIEVPADGHPGTPEMSVNLSRTQAEQKGHHLYSIREDPSLGTATSLAGPCGNKDRSPGVGTAEELMKTIQQQAPTEPETSQLVKPDEDNLNTKIMSPYVASGAERGSSPQVVPGHQCKAESTKEKPRDATLDDRDVSPASSKISPHSSDTSPTQQRSISGLTEGSNPLVRHPTQSPMTEPMQATHTSGQRVKESQAPEDSKEKEGGMVPHPWSSLQSPAPIPPPGVQSSDCLPKFTSQRPPNLHLPTSMGRRSLPINWNGSNNATLPSQRLPPATLKSREPGQDPSAPSIHASGLSPIRQPSSQSSLERSATLPPGIGHPMDAKPPSAFSPSLHHRSPSPIRGLPCSSPSPSALSKSLAAFCISQSISQSLAKNNARLQDQATPSPGSPAPLAPAPAPTASPLRMRSPSPKLTSGPSGPPSESPFPTPVYFTSLQPFPIPSPVPPTIPQPALSPPSPPSQPASHRLFLCLPPGPGLLP; translated from the exons ATGCCTGAGGGGGCGGGCCGAGGCAGCCAGAGAAAGCCCAGCAACCAAG CTGCCAAGCGCCCCTCCTCCGTGTCCTCCTTGAGCAGCATTGTGGGTAGGATGGCTTCGTCGGAGAGCGCCTGCCGCGGGAGCTGCACCTCGGTCAACACGGTGTGCTCGGACAGCGACCGCACGGCCAGCCTCagctcctctgcctcctctgcctccctgcAGGACGtacactcttcctcctcctcctcgctgcCCTACGGGGCCGTGCCTGCCTACCCCACCTCGCCGCAGCGCAATGGCTCCGACATCAGCCTGgacctaacccctctctccctgctcccagCGGGGGTAAGCCCTGCCACTGCCGCGTCCCCGCCCAAGCTGTCTCGCTTGCAGAGGGTGGCTCTGGAGATAGTGGAGACGGAGCAGGCGTATGTGAGAGACCTGAAGAGCATTGTAGAG gactaCCTGGGTTGCATCATTGACTGTGGGGACCTGCCACTCAAGCCGGAAGAAGTCAGCACTCTGTTCTGCAACATTGAGGACATCTATGAGTTCAACag TGAGCTTCTGGAGGACCTGGAGAGGAGTCCTCATGCGGCTGCCATCGCCGAGTGCTTCGTTGAGAGG AGCGAAGCCTTCGACATATATACCCTCTACTGTATGAACTACCCCAa CTCGGTGGCTGTTCTGAGGGACTGCATGAAGAACAAGAGCCTGGTGGGCTTCTTCCAGGAGAGGCAGACCATCCTGTGCCACTCCCTGCCCCTGGAGACCTACCTTCTGAAGCCAGTGCAGAGGATCCTCAAGTACCACCTCCTGTTGCAG GAGCTGGCCAAACACTTTGATAAAAGTGACCCTGGCTACGAGGTGGTGGAGGATGCCATCATCACCATGACAGCTGTGGCCTGGTACATCAACGACATGAAGAGGAAGCAGGAGCACGCCGTCAGGCTGCAG GAGATTGAGAGCTTGTTGACCAACTGGACAGGTCCAGACCTGAATGGCTTTGGGGAGCTGGTGTTGGAGGGCTCCTTCAGGGTCCAACGGGTCAAGAAGGAGAGGGCATTCTTCCTCTTCGACAAGATGCTGCTTATCGCTAAAAAGAGGCTGGAGCTTTTCATCTACAGCACCCATATATTT TGCTGTAATCTACTTCTGGTAGAAACCATGAAGGACCCCCTGTGTTTTAAGGTGTCCGATCAGACCATCCCCAAACAGCAGCACATTGTACAG ACCAAAAACCAGGAGGAGAAACGCCTTTGGCTGCACTACCTCAAGAGACTGATAGTGGAGAACCATCTTGCCTCTCTACCCCAGAAG GCAAGGCAGGTACTCGGTGACAACTTCTGTCAAT CTCCTCAGTTTGATCAGGATCATTTTAAAAAGTCATCTCCAAGATGCAATGAATACCATCGAGGAAGACGCCAATCAG agccCCCAGAGTTCATCTACACCCCAGAGAAGGCCAAGAAGAGCCTTCCCCTGCTTCTGGAGGGGAACCTGTCCTACCGCCGCGGCAGGAGGCAGTCTG CTCCAACTAAAGACTTTGAAACAGCATTTCATGGTGAGAGTG TCTCTTCAAAG GCTGGCAGCGAGGGGGAACTGTGTCCTGGGGCAGATAGCCTGGGATACTCAGGCAGCACCAAAACCCTGGCCTCCTCTGTGATGGAGGTGGAAGCTGAGGCAGAGCGGCCGGACCCCTGCCTGGGCCTGGAAGATGAGGATCTATCCCCCCTGAGCCTCCCGCCCACCCTCTCCATCACCGAGGAGATCATGCAGTTCATTAACCAGAGCCGCGTGCGAGAGGGAATGGCCGAACTCAAGCATGACATA GATTCACCCCTGGATGAGTCTCTGGAGGACCAAACAACTGAGCCACCTCCATGTCCAGTTGCTCAGCAAGGAAATGACCAGCCGCAGCCTTCCCCTACAGAGGAGACTTACAAGTCGCAAGACCCGCATCCCAATAGTCCAGAGGAGATAACAGTGCAACTGGAGGGGAGCAGAACCAAAATGGAAGACCAAACTCTTCCACCCCATCTGTCCAGTGAGTCCTCAGAGGAGGGAGGTTGTGAAGGTGGAGAGTCAACACCTTCGCCATCTGATGTCAAAGAGGAGATGCCTCAGGAGGAGAGCACATCAGCCAAAGAAACCGAGACAGTTGAGGAAAGAACTGCATCAGAGGTGGAGGACGAGCAAACGGACAAAACCgcgacacctctctctcctgtaagCCTCCCTGacaaaagggagagggagaaagaactcTGCTTTGACCTCCCCAACGAGGACAAACCCTCAGAAGCTCCAATCTCTCATCTCTCCGTCCCAGAGGACACTGTACAGAGCCCTCTGGCGCCCAAGAAAGAGACCCAGCTCACCAAGTCCGACAGGCAGATCATCGAGAAGATCCGCAGCTACTACGAGGCAGCTGAGGCCGAGGCAGGAGATGCAGGAGAAGGTGACAGCATCCCCACCCCCAGGAGAAACAGCTTCTCCCTCATCATCCCCACCGGCCTGGTCAAAGACTCTGTGTCCCGCTTTGCTGTCTTTGGCCACCAGGACAGCGTGTGTGACTCGGAGAGCGGGCGCTCCGATGGGGGGGCAGAACCAGAGTCTGAGTTAGAGATGCCTGACCAGGGAGAGGGagccctcagtccagactgtTCCTCCACTTATGCTGCTGGTTCCCAGGAAGATCACAGCCAGGAACCAGGTCAGGGTGAGCCTGCTGTGGAGGAATGTAGCAGGTTTGAGCCAGGGAGCGAGCTCCTCCCCTACAAAGAGTTGATGAAGGagtggaaagagaaggagaaagtagGAGCCGTTGTTAGTACAGAGTTAACAGACATAAACAAAGAGCCATCAGGCAGTGATGAAGCAGCCAAAGTGATCACAGAAGACCAGCAAGTAATCAACGGCCACGGACCAAGTCCAAGTGATCTGGACTCAGAACCTAAAGAGGCCCAGAAAGACTCCACTGTCCCTCCACTTACAGGCCTCCACGACAGTAAGACCGTGTCCCAGGCTGGGTTGGGAAGAATCAGAGACAGGAGCTCCCTCACTGGGAACCTAGAGGGCCTACCCAGCCAGATCAAGGTGGGCCGCTGGTCCCGCCACTGTAAGATGGTGTCCTCCAGCCAGACCCTGTACGAGGGGGCAGCGGTCGCAGACGTGGCGGGGATAGGCCTGTTCGAGGCCAGCCCCGGTGATCCATGTCTGATGGAGAACTCGGAGAGGATCCTCAGTAAGGTTCAAATGCTGGCTCGCATGTACAGCGCCAAGGCCAGCATCATGAAGGTGCCTCTTCACCacaagagggtgtgtgtgggtcgTGCACCGTGGACCGGCACCACCAGGCACAGTGTCCCTCCTCAGGCCCAGCCGCCACAGCAGCATCATGGGGAGAAGATTACAGTAAAGAGAGCTCAGAGCCATTCCACTG GTTGCCAGGAGATTACTTCAGTCTCCTCAGAACCCCAGCTCTTTGGCCACGTCCTTGTCAGTGAACAGCTGTCCCCCACCTACCGCCAGCAGGAGAATAGCTACGTCCTGGCCGGACCCAGGGACAGTGTTTCCAACCTGGGATCCACGTCCAttacctctccactctcctcccctctgaccaCCCCACCAAAAAACCCTCAGGTTGGGCCTGAGGAGGTAGTGACGACTGCTGTGGAGGGGAAGCTTATGGAGAACCAGTCTGAGGAAGTAATCTCAGAAGCTGAGATGCAGAGGCCTCACTCCAAGAAGGGCTTCCCAGTCCAGGAATGCCCCATCCAAGGGGTAAGGATTGAGGTTCCAGCTGATGGTCATCCAGGGACCCCAGAGATGTCTGTGAATCTCAGCAGGACTCAGGCAGAGCAGAAAGGACATCATCTGTACTCCATCAGGGAAGATCCTTCTCTGGGGACAGCAACCTCTTTAGCAGGTCCATGTGGGAACAAGGACAGGTCTCCAGGGGTTGGCACTGCAGAGGAACTGATGAAGACCATCCAACAGCAGGCTCCAACTGAACCAGAGACAAGCCAGTTGGTGAAGCCAGACGAAGACAATTTAAACACCAAGATAATGTCGCCTTATGTGGCCAGTGGGGCTGAGAGAGGGAGTTCACCCCAGGTGGTCCCTGGTCATCAATGTAAAGCTGAATCCACCAAAGAGAAACCACGAGATGCCACTCTAGATGATCGGGATGTTTCGCCTGCATCGTCAAAGatttcccctcacagctccgacACATCTCCCACACAACAGAGGTCCATCTCTGGACTAACTGAGGGGTCAAACCCCTTAGTGCGGCATCCCACTCAGTCACCTATGACTGAACCCATGCAAGCAACACATACATCTGGTCAGAGAGTCAAGGAGAGTCAAGCCCCAGAGGATTCCAAAGAAAAAGAGGGGGGCATGGTTCCCCATCCGTGGTCATCACTCCAAAGCCCGGCTCCTATACCTCCACCAGGGGTGCAGTCCTCTGACTGTCTGCCTAAGTTCACCAGCCAAAGACCACCCAACCTGCACCTGCCCACGAGCATGGGTAGAAGGAGTCTTCCTATCAATTGGAACGGATCAAACAACGCCACACTCCCCAGCCAAAG ACTACCACCTGCTACACTGAAGTCCAGAGAGCCAGGCCAAGATCCTTCAGCCCCATCCATCCATGCCTCTGGGTTGTCCCCCATCAGACAGCCTTCCTCCCAGTCTTCACTGGAGAGATCCGCCACCCTGCCTCCAGGTATCGGCCATCCCATGGATGCCAAGCCCCCCTCCGCCTTCAGCCCCAGTCTCCaccatcgctctccctctccaATCAGGGgactcccctgctcctctcctagCCCTTCTGCCTTGAGCAAGTCCCTGGCCGCCTTCTGCATCAGCCAGTCCATCAGCCAGAGTCTGGCCAAGAACAACGCTCGTCTCCAGGACCAGGCCACCCCTTCCCCAGGTAGTCCAGCCCCTCTGGCTCCCGCTCCCGCTCCCACTGCATCCCCACTCAGGATGAGGTCTCCCTCCCCCAAACTCACCTCTGGGCCTAGTGGCCCCCCCTCTGAGTCCCCCTTCCCCACTCCGGTCTACTTCACTTCGCTCCAGCCcttccccatccccagccctgtccccccCACCATACCGCAGCCAGCACTCAGTCCCCCCAGCCCCCCCAGTCAGCCTGCATCACACCgtctcttcctctgcctccccCCCGGCCCAGGCCTGTTGCCCTAG
- the LOC123992993 gene encoding pleckstrin homology domain-containing family G member 3-like isoform X4 — MASSESACRGSCTSVNTVCSDSDRTASLSSSASSASLQDVHSSSSSSLPYGAVPAYPTSPQRNGSDISLDLTPLSLLPAGVSPATAASPPKLSRLQRVALEIVETEQAYVRDLKSIVEDYLGCIIDCGDLPLKPEEVSTLFCNIEDIYEFNSELLEDLERSPHAAAIAECFVERSEAFDIYTLYCMNYPNSVAVLRDCMKNKSLVGFFQERQTILCHSLPLETYLLKPVQRILKYHLLLQELAKHFDKSDPGYEVVEDAIITMTAVAWYINDMKRKQEHAVRLQEIESLLTNWTGPDLNGFGELVLEGSFRVQRVKKERAFFLFDKMLLIAKKRLELFIYSTHIFCCNLLLVETMKDPLCFKVSDQTIPKQQHIVQTKNQEEKRLWLHYLKRLIVENHLASLPQKARQVLGDNFCQSPQFDQDHFKKSSPRCNEYHRGRRQSEPPEFIYTPEKAKKSLPLLLEGNLSYRRGRRQSAPTKDFETAFHGESVSSKAGSEGELCPGADSLGYSGSTKTLASSVMEVEAEAERPDPCLGLEDEDLSPLSLPPTLSITEEIMQFINQSRVREGMAELKHDIVWDSPLDESLEDQTTEPPPCPVAQQGNDQPQPSPTEETYKSQDPHPNSPEEITVQLEGSRTKMEDQTLPPHLSSESSEEGGCEGGESTPSPSDVKEEMPQEESTSAKETETVEERTASEVEDEQTDKTATPLSPVSLPDKREREKELCFDLPNEDKPSEAPISHLSVPEDTVQSPLAPKKETQLTKSDRQIIEKIRSYYEAAEAEAGDAGEGDSIPTPRRNSFSLIIPTGLVKDSVSRFAVFGHQDSVCDSESGRSDGGAEPESELEMPDQGEGALSPDCSSTYAAGSQEDHSQEPGQGEPAVEECSRFEPGSELLPYKELMKEWKEKEKVGAVVSTELTDINKEPSGSDEAAKVITEDQQVINGHGPSPSDLDSEPKEAQKDSTVPPLTGLHDSKTVSQAGLGRIRDRSSLTGNLEGLPSQIKVGRWSRHCKMVSSSQTLYEGAAVADVAGIGLFEASPGDPCLMENSERILSKVQMLARMYSAKASIMKVPLHHKRVCVGRAPWTGTTRHSVPPQAQPPQQHHGEKITVKRAQSHSTGCQEITSVSSEPQLFGHVLVSEQLSPTYRQQENSYVLAGPRDSVSNLGSTSITSPLSSPLTTPPKNPQVGPEEVVTTAVEGKLMENQSEEVISEAEMQRPHSKKGFPVQECPIQGVRIEVPADGHPGTPEMSVNLSRTQAEQKGHHLYSIREDPSLGTATSLAGPCGNKDRSPGVGTAEELMKTIQQQAPTEPETSQLVKPDEDNLNTKIMSPYVASGAERGSSPQVVPGHQCKAESTKEKPRDATLDDRDVSPASSKISPHSSDTSPTQQRSISGLTEGSNPLVRHPTQSPMTEPMQATHTSGQRVKESQAPEDSKEKEGGMVPHPWSSLQSPAPIPPPGVQSSDCLPKFTSQRPPNLHLPTSMGRRSLPINWNGSNNATLPSQRLPPATLKSREPGQDPSAPSIHASGLSPIRQPSSQSSLERSATLPPGIGHPMDAKPPSAFSPSLHHRSPSPIRGLPCSSPSPSALSKSLAAFCISQSISQSLAKNNARLQDQATPSPGSPAPLAPAPAPTASPLRMRSPSPKLTSGPSGPPSESPFPTPVYFTSLQPFPIPSPVPPTIPQPALSPPSPPSQPASHRLFLCLPPGPGLLP, encoded by the exons ATGGCTTCGTCGGAGAGCGCCTGCCGCGGGAGCTGCACCTCGGTCAACACGGTGTGCTCGGACAGCGACCGCACGGCCAGCCTCagctcctctgcctcctctgcctccctgcAGGACGtacactcttcctcctcctcctcgctgcCCTACGGGGCCGTGCCTGCCTACCCCACCTCGCCGCAGCGCAATGGCTCCGACATCAGCCTGgacctaacccctctctccctgctcccagCGGGGGTAAGCCCTGCCACTGCCGCGTCCCCGCCCAAGCTGTCTCGCTTGCAGAGGGTGGCTCTGGAGATAGTGGAGACGGAGCAGGCGTATGTGAGAGACCTGAAGAGCATTGTAGAG gactaCCTGGGTTGCATCATTGACTGTGGGGACCTGCCACTCAAGCCGGAAGAAGTCAGCACTCTGTTCTGCAACATTGAGGACATCTATGAGTTCAACag TGAGCTTCTGGAGGACCTGGAGAGGAGTCCTCATGCGGCTGCCATCGCCGAGTGCTTCGTTGAGAGG AGCGAAGCCTTCGACATATATACCCTCTACTGTATGAACTACCCCAa CTCGGTGGCTGTTCTGAGGGACTGCATGAAGAACAAGAGCCTGGTGGGCTTCTTCCAGGAGAGGCAGACCATCCTGTGCCACTCCCTGCCCCTGGAGACCTACCTTCTGAAGCCAGTGCAGAGGATCCTCAAGTACCACCTCCTGTTGCAG GAGCTGGCCAAACACTTTGATAAAAGTGACCCTGGCTACGAGGTGGTGGAGGATGCCATCATCACCATGACAGCTGTGGCCTGGTACATCAACGACATGAAGAGGAAGCAGGAGCACGCCGTCAGGCTGCAG GAGATTGAGAGCTTGTTGACCAACTGGACAGGTCCAGACCTGAATGGCTTTGGGGAGCTGGTGTTGGAGGGCTCCTTCAGGGTCCAACGGGTCAAGAAGGAGAGGGCATTCTTCCTCTTCGACAAGATGCTGCTTATCGCTAAAAAGAGGCTGGAGCTTTTCATCTACAGCACCCATATATTT TGCTGTAATCTACTTCTGGTAGAAACCATGAAGGACCCCCTGTGTTTTAAGGTGTCCGATCAGACCATCCCCAAACAGCAGCACATTGTACAG ACCAAAAACCAGGAGGAGAAACGCCTTTGGCTGCACTACCTCAAGAGACTGATAGTGGAGAACCATCTTGCCTCTCTACCCCAGAAG GCAAGGCAGGTACTCGGTGACAACTTCTGTCAAT CTCCTCAGTTTGATCAGGATCATTTTAAAAAGTCATCTCCAAGATGCAATGAATACCATCGAGGAAGACGCCAATCAG agccCCCAGAGTTCATCTACACCCCAGAGAAGGCCAAGAAGAGCCTTCCCCTGCTTCTGGAGGGGAACCTGTCCTACCGCCGCGGCAGGAGGCAGTCTG CTCCAACTAAAGACTTTGAAACAGCATTTCATGGTGAGAGTG TCTCTTCAAAG GCTGGCAGCGAGGGGGAACTGTGTCCTGGGGCAGATAGCCTGGGATACTCAGGCAGCACCAAAACCCTGGCCTCCTCTGTGATGGAGGTGGAAGCTGAGGCAGAGCGGCCGGACCCCTGCCTGGGCCTGGAAGATGAGGATCTATCCCCCCTGAGCCTCCCGCCCACCCTCTCCATCACCGAGGAGATCATGCAGTTCATTAACCAGAGCCGCGTGCGAGAGGGAATGGCCGAACTCAAGCATGACATAGTATGG GATTCACCCCTGGATGAGTCTCTGGAGGACCAAACAACTGAGCCACCTCCATGTCCAGTTGCTCAGCAAGGAAATGACCAGCCGCAGCCTTCCCCTACAGAGGAGACTTACAAGTCGCAAGACCCGCATCCCAATAGTCCAGAGGAGATAACAGTGCAACTGGAGGGGAGCAGAACCAAAATGGAAGACCAAACTCTTCCACCCCATCTGTCCAGTGAGTCCTCAGAGGAGGGAGGTTGTGAAGGTGGAGAGTCAACACCTTCGCCATCTGATGTCAAAGAGGAGATGCCTCAGGAGGAGAGCACATCAGCCAAAGAAACCGAGACAGTTGAGGAAAGAACTGCATCAGAGGTGGAGGACGAGCAAACGGACAAAACCgcgacacctctctctcctgtaagCCTCCCTGacaaaagggagagggagaaagaactcTGCTTTGACCTCCCCAACGAGGACAAACCCTCAGAAGCTCCAATCTCTCATCTCTCCGTCCCAGAGGACACTGTACAGAGCCCTCTGGCGCCCAAGAAAGAGACCCAGCTCACCAAGTCCGACAGGCAGATCATCGAGAAGATCCGCAGCTACTACGAGGCAGCTGAGGCCGAGGCAGGAGATGCAGGAGAAGGTGACAGCATCCCCACCCCCAGGAGAAACAGCTTCTCCCTCATCATCCCCACCGGCCTGGTCAAAGACTCTGTGTCCCGCTTTGCTGTCTTTGGCCACCAGGACAGCGTGTGTGACTCGGAGAGCGGGCGCTCCGATGGGGGGGCAGAACCAGAGTCTGAGTTAGAGATGCCTGACCAGGGAGAGGGagccctcagtccagactgtTCCTCCACTTATGCTGCTGGTTCCCAGGAAGATCACAGCCAGGAACCAGGTCAGGGTGAGCCTGCTGTGGAGGAATGTAGCAGGTTTGAGCCAGGGAGCGAGCTCCTCCCCTACAAAGAGTTGATGAAGGagtggaaagagaaggagaaagtagGAGCCGTTGTTAGTACAGAGTTAACAGACATAAACAAAGAGCCATCAGGCAGTGATGAAGCAGCCAAAGTGATCACAGAAGACCAGCAAGTAATCAACGGCCACGGACCAAGTCCAAGTGATCTGGACTCAGAACCTAAAGAGGCCCAGAAAGACTCCACTGTCCCTCCACTTACAGGCCTCCACGACAGTAAGACCGTGTCCCAGGCTGGGTTGGGAAGAATCAGAGACAGGAGCTCCCTCACTGGGAACCTAGAGGGCCTACCCAGCCAGATCAAGGTGGGCCGCTGGTCCCGCCACTGTAAGATGGTGTCCTCCAGCCAGACCCTGTACGAGGGGGCAGCGGTCGCAGACGTGGCGGGGATAGGCCTGTTCGAGGCCAGCCCCGGTGATCCATGTCTGATGGAGAACTCGGAGAGGATCCTCAGTAAGGTTCAAATGCTGGCTCGCATGTACAGCGCCAAGGCCAGCATCATGAAGGTGCCTCTTCACCacaagagggtgtgtgtgggtcgTGCACCGTGGACCGGCACCACCAGGCACAGTGTCCCTCCTCAGGCCCAGCCGCCACAGCAGCATCATGGGGAGAAGATTACAGTAAAGAGAGCTCAGAGCCATTCCACTG GTTGCCAGGAGATTACTTCAGTCTCCTCAGAACCCCAGCTCTTTGGCCACGTCCTTGTCAGTGAACAGCTGTCCCCCACCTACCGCCAGCAGGAGAATAGCTACGTCCTGGCCGGACCCAGGGACAGTGTTTCCAACCTGGGATCCACGTCCAttacctctccactctcctcccctctgaccaCCCCACCAAAAAACCCTCAGGTTGGGCCTGAGGAGGTAGTGACGACTGCTGTGGAGGGGAAGCTTATGGAGAACCAGTCTGAGGAAGTAATCTCAGAAGCTGAGATGCAGAGGCCTCACTCCAAGAAGGGCTTCCCAGTCCAGGAATGCCCCATCCAAGGGGTAAGGATTGAGGTTCCAGCTGATGGTCATCCAGGGACCCCAGAGATGTCTGTGAATCTCAGCAGGACTCAGGCAGAGCAGAAAGGACATCATCTGTACTCCATCAGGGAAGATCCTTCTCTGGGGACAGCAACCTCTTTAGCAGGTCCATGTGGGAACAAGGACAGGTCTCCAGGGGTTGGCACTGCAGAGGAACTGATGAAGACCATCCAACAGCAGGCTCCAACTGAACCAGAGACAAGCCAGTTGGTGAAGCCAGACGAAGACAATTTAAACACCAAGATAATGTCGCCTTATGTGGCCAGTGGGGCTGAGAGAGGGAGTTCACCCCAGGTGGTCCCTGGTCATCAATGTAAAGCTGAATCCACCAAAGAGAAACCACGAGATGCCACTCTAGATGATCGGGATGTTTCGCCTGCATCGTCAAAGatttcccctcacagctccgacACATCTCCCACACAACAGAGGTCCATCTCTGGACTAACTGAGGGGTCAAACCCCTTAGTGCGGCATCCCACTCAGTCACCTATGACTGAACCCATGCAAGCAACACATACATCTGGTCAGAGAGTCAAGGAGAGTCAAGCCCCAGAGGATTCCAAAGAAAAAGAGGGGGGCATGGTTCCCCATCCGTGGTCATCACTCCAAAGCCCGGCTCCTATACCTCCACCAGGGGTGCAGTCCTCTGACTGTCTGCCTAAGTTCACCAGCCAAAGACCACCCAACCTGCACCTGCCCACGAGCATGGGTAGAAGGAGTCTTCCTATCAATTGGAACGGATCAAACAACGCCACACTCCCCAGCCAAAG ACTACCACCTGCTACACTGAAGTCCAGAGAGCCAGGCCAAGATCCTTCAGCCCCATCCATCCATGCCTCTGGGTTGTCCCCCATCAGACAGCCTTCCTCCCAGTCTTCACTGGAGAGATCCGCCACCCTGCCTCCAGGTATCGGCCATCCCATGGATGCCAAGCCCCCCTCCGCCTTCAGCCCCAGTCTCCaccatcgctctccctctccaATCAGGGgactcccctgctcctctcctagCCCTTCTGCCTTGAGCAAGTCCCTGGCCGCCTTCTGCATCAGCCAGTCCATCAGCCAGAGTCTGGCCAAGAACAACGCTCGTCTCCAGGACCAGGCCACCCCTTCCCCAGGTAGTCCAGCCCCTCTGGCTCCCGCTCCCGCTCCCACTGCATCCCCACTCAGGATGAGGTCTCCCTCCCCCAAACTCACCTCTGGGCCTAGTGGCCCCCCCTCTGAGTCCCCCTTCCCCACTCCGGTCTACTTCACTTCGCTCCAGCCcttccccatccccagccctgtccccccCACCATACCGCAGCCAGCACTCAGTCCCCCCAGCCCCCCCAGTCAGCCTGCATCACACCgtctcttcctctgcctccccCCCGGCCCAGGCCTGTTGCCCTAG